Below is a window of Candidatus Cloacimonadota bacterium DNA.
TATGGATTTTTAATTGGCTTTACCAATTATGGATTGAATGATTTCGGCGGAAATCTGATCGAATATTTCGGCAATCTGCAGAATTACTCTTTCTGGAACTTCGTTGATATTCTCAAGATCATCGATTTCAACGATCCGCATAATTTTTATTACACGCTGGTGCACACCATTTTATGGACTATTATCAATGTGGTTCTGCACGTTTCGATCGGAGTGGGTTTGGCTTTGGTATTAAATAATCCGCAATTGAAAGGACGCACGGTTTTCCGGATTCTGCTCATTCTGCCCTGGGCGATTCCCAGCTATATAACGGCTCTCATCTGGCGCGGAATGTTCCATAAACAGTTTGGTGCCGTGAACGGTTTTCTGGAACTCTTCGGCATCGAACCGATCAGTTGGTTCACGCAGGCACACACCGCTTTCCTGGCAAATCTGGCTACCAACGTCTGGCTGGGATTTCCCTTCATGATGATCATTGCGCTGGGTGCTTTGCAAAGCATTCCCAAAGAACTTTATGAAGCAAGTGCTATCGATGGTTCCAGTCGCTGGCAGGCTTTTTGGAACGTCACTTTTCCGCTTTTGAAACCAGCCATGGTTCCCGCTGTAATTCTGGGTACAATCTGGACGTTCAACCAGTTTAATGTGATCTACCTGGTTTCCGGCGGTGGACCGGACGGAGCTACCGAACTGCTGATAACCGATGCCTATAAAATTGCTTTTGAACAATATCGCTACGGTTATGCGGCGGCTTATTGCATTGTGATTTTCGTTCTGCTGTTTGTTTATGGATTCTGGACGAACAAAATATCACGTGCTTCCGAGGGGGTGTATGAATGATCGGTTCCGATTCTAAAACTCGAAAATTTGTAACTTATCTGATTTTGATTTTGGTTACAATAATCACGATCTATCCTGTGCTCTGGGTACTGAAAGTTGCCTTTGGCGGGAAATCACTGCTTTCCACAAATCTCAGCCTGATTCCCGATAATATAAATCTGGATAATTTCAGAGCAGTATTTTATGATAAACCTTTCATGACCTGGCTGCGCAATTCGATCATAGTTTCTTTTGTTACGGTGATTTCCAGTTTGTTTCTGGCCACCACAGCCGCCTATGCTTTCTCGCGTTTCAAATTTCCCGGACAGAAAACAGGTATGCTGTCATTGCTGGTAACGCAGATGTTTCCCGGCGTGCTGATGATCATTCCGCAGTTTATTCTGATCTCGGAAATCCTGCATCTTTATGGCTCGATCTGGGGCTTGGTGATCATCTACTCTACCACAGCACTGCCTTTTTCCATCTGGGTACTGAAAGGTTATTTCGATACAATTCCCATCTCGCTGGAAGAATCAGCTACCATCGATGGAGCTTCCAAGGGTCGGATTTTCTGGGAGATAATCCTGCCGCTCAGTAAACCATCGATTGCCATTACAGGATTATTTTCCTTCATGACAGCCTGGAATGAATTTATTCTGGCAGCCACATTCCTGGATTCAGAATCGAAATACACCCTGCCTATCGGTTTGCGGCAGATGGTAGGAGAGTTTGGTGCGGAATGGGGAAGTTTTGCTGCCTCATCATTACTAGTCGCAATTCCTGTTGTAGCACTTTTCATGGCTTTCCAGAAATTCCTGGTGAGCGGTCTTACAGCAGGAGGAGTAAAAGGATAATTATTAATTAGAGTAAAAGAATCTCTAAAAGGAGGATGTGTATGAAGAAAAAAGTGTTTTTGTTGCTTCTTAGTTTTTTGTTCATTACCACGGTTCTATTGGCCAAAACGGAAATAGAATTCAAAGACCCGAGAGGTGATGACAAAGGACCGGGAAACTACATTTATCCCACCGATCCGATCTATGTATCGGGATCGTTCGATCTCTTGAAAGCATCGATCGAAGACAAGGGGGATGAAATTGATTTTAAAATAACCTTCAATGCTCCGGTTACATTTAACTGGGGTGATTACTGGGATGTGCAGCAATTGCAGATCTATCTCGATTTTGATCATGTGGAAGGTTCGGGCAGAACCGAAACTATTCCGGGAACCCAAGTACTGGTCGATTCTAAAGATGCCTGGGAAAAGGTTGTCTTTATCGATCCACACACTGTTCCCAAGATCAATGGTGAGATAAAGCTGAAAGCCGCACATATGAAAGATGATATCGTGTTGCCTTCCAAGATCAAACCGATTGGCAAATCACTCAAGGCAACTGTAAAAAAAGCCGATCTGGGCGTGGACGAAAATGTAGATATTACAAAGTGGGGTTATGGCATTCTAATGCTGAGCGCTACCGGATTTCCCGGAGATTGGTTAGTTCTGATGCGTCGCGTGAATGAATATGAAGGTCAGCATCGCTTCGGTAATGGTGCCGATGGAGCCGGCGATCCCAACGTGATGGATATGTTCGTGGATAATGCTGACGGCTCAGATGATGAAGAAGCAATCCAATATGACATGCTGGACGATTGGGAAAGCGGCATGGATCCGGTAGATACATCCCAGGATAAACTGACAACAATTAGACTGGTTTATCCCAGTGAATGATAGAAAATTGGAATATCCAATAAAAAGAAAAAAAACTCAAAAACAGGAGGGTTAAATGAGAAAAACGTTAGTTGTTGTTTTACTGGTAATGCTGGCATCATGGATGTTTGCACAGACCAGAATCGATGTTGGTACAACCATTTACAACCAGTTTCGCTGGACAGATGGTATTGCCTCGATGGGTGCACATACAGAAACACCCTGGAATGGTGGCAGAGCAGATGTTCACAAAGGAAATTTCATGCGCTCGGAAGTACAGTTTGAAGTTAATGCTTCCATCAGTAAATATGTGAAAGCATATCTGCGTATGAAGACTATCTGGGATGCAGATGATGGCAACAGCAGTGTAGAAGCAAATGCTTCTGCCTGGCAGACTTACTGGGATGCCAATACCGGCTGGTTCAAATTGCGTGGTTTCCGCATTGATCTGATGCCCGGATGTAAGTTTATTGATCAGATCCAGTTGGGAACTCCCATGGGTCTGGCATTCAGCAAGTGGTTCATGGCCGATCGCCGTTATATCGACCGTGATAATACAAAAGGTATCTACGCTCGTGGACATTTTGGTGAGATTAACTGGAACTTGATTCGAGTCTGGCAGCCCAACTGGCAGGGTTGGAACTGGAATACCGGTGATTTCAAAGCTGAAGATGGAACCTGGGCTTTCAACTTAAACACTATGTTGATGGACACTCATAATTTAGCTTTTGATGCTTTCTGGTTCGCCGACACAGAGTTCGATCCGGAAGATATGGAAAATCCCAATTACAACGGAATCGGAGATGAAGATCCCAACGGGATTATGTCTACTAAGGAAATATATCAGAACTTTGGTTTTGGATTAAATGAAAAATGGGATGTTTCTGATGTTATGAGCCTTGATTTCAACCTCATGTACACAATCTCAGCTGCTAATGATAGCCTGGATATGGATGAAGACAATATCATTGATGGTTATGGCTTTTGGGAACCGGTTCCCATGTATGCCAATGTTGGTGCTCCCAGTGGAGTTTTTACTTTAAGAACAACAGATCCTTTTGATATGGGATTAACACCAAGTTTCCAGTTCTTCTACATCAATCACAACTATACTTCCTTCTGGGGCAGTCGACGTGAAGATGATATGCTGATGATCAAAGGCGGTATCGATGCAATGCGCAATACCTATGGCGAAAGACTTGGTTTAAACGCATTCTTGTGGGACAGCGATCAGAATGCTGTTCGTCATGAATTCCGCGATAATGAAAACTTGAGACTGGGCGAAGATCTGGTTGAATCTCCTGTCGGCTACTGGGGAGCAACTTTAGATCTTCAGCACGATCTGGATATCATGACGATTAAAGGTCAGTTCAACTATCTGGGTAGAACCGATAATACAGGTGGAGACACAGATGTGGAAGACGATCTTTATGAAGGTTCTGGAACAATGTACATGCCTGCTCACGAATTTACCGGAATGGTATTTGATCTTGGCTTGAGCGGACGCCTGGCTGGCTGGAACTGGGGATTCGACTTTGATTATGGTATGTGGGAAGATGGTTTTGATGGTGATATTGATACTGATGATATGGCCACAACGGCGATGGTTGTTAAGCCAATGGTTGGAAAACAACTCACCAATACCATCGGTTTCGAATTCTATCCAGCTTACCAGATGGTTACCGACGAAGTTGGTGGCGAAACAGATATGGAATGGAATCAGATCGTGATCGGACACAAATGGGTTTACAACATGGGTGGATTTGATTTCTGGCTGAGAGGAGAACATAAGATCTACTCTTATGATGATCAAGATGATACAACAGATGAATTTGATCTTTCTTCCAACACGATCCATGCCGCATTTGAAGTAAAATTTCAGTAAAGAAATGATTATTTCGGGTTGCAGCTCTTGCTGCAGCCCGAAGTTTTTTAGGTGAAAAATTGAAAAAAATATTAATAGTACTTTTAATGATACAAACCTTCTTTCTGGCAGCAGAAGTTTTAATAGAATTGCAGGATGATATTGGTGATGATTATGGTGATGGTAAAGTAACTTATCCCGAACATACGATGTTCACAGAAGGACTCTTTGATATGGAGAGCTTTCGCATCGAAGAGGTGGGGAATTATTATAAGTTTGTGGTAAGGATCAGAGGAAAGGTGGATTATGTGGAATATGATGAATTCGGATACAAATACGGTATTCCCGATGATTTCATCTTCCCCCTGGTTCAGATCTATATCGATACCGATCATAAGATGAATTCCGGCCTGACAGAAACCATAAATGGAACAAACGTTACCATTGCTCCTGAAAGTGCCTGGGAAAGGGCTGTTGTTTTCAGCTCGCTGCCACAGAAGTTTCGAGCCAGTATCCAGCGTAATCAGGAAGTATTTCTTCCCAGAATTGCAGTTCCTGATAAGATAAAGATTTCCAGTGATAAACAAGAGATTTCGGTAAAAATTTCTAAGAACTTTTTAGGCAAGATCCAAGAGGATTGGGGCTTTGCTGTTATGATGTTCTGTCATGATGTAACCACAACCGTTAAGAAGAATAATTACACGATGGAAATCAAAGCATCATCATCTCTTTTCAATTTTGGCGGTGGGCATGGAACTCTCTATTTCCGCTACAATCCCAATGTGATTGATATGATAACTCCGCCTTTTCAATCGCAAAAAAAGATCCTGCACGATTATGATGTGGAAAACAAAACTTATGTCGTTGTCGAAGCTGTTTATCCATTTGGTTCCAAGCTGCGCTCCAATGAAACAATCGGCGAAGTAAAGCAGGTGTCAGAAGATAAGGTCGTGGTCGATCTGGGAACCGATCAGGGTGTGGAGGCAGGAACAAAATTAATAATAGAAAATCAATATATCGTGGAAGTTCAGGATGTCTTTCCCGGACTTTCCATTGCAAGTTTCACCAGTGAAGATGATATTTATGAGATCAAGGCAGGAATGAAAGTAAGGATCTGGCAGGAATAGAGAAAAAAGCTCTCCTTTGTAAGGGGAGATCCGGCAGCTGCCGGAGAGGGGTTTGGTAGATTTATGATTAATGTTGAGATTTTGAAACAAAATAGCTCTCAGACAGAATATGACAAACCCCCTTCCAGTAGAATATTCATTGGATTCCACGGGATTAATTTTGTGCCCTCTTTCCAAAGAGGACAAGTTTATTTTAGGATTTGAGTATATGAAATTAATTACATTTTTGGTTGTTTTCGTGTTCTGTTTCCTTACTGTCTGGTCGAATGATATTATTCCTCAATCCGGCAAAACCTACTGGTGGAATGATACTGTTTTCTACGAAATTTTCGTGCGCAGTTTTGCCGACAGCGACGGCGATGGAATCGGTGATCTGCAGGGACTCATTTCCAAACTGGATTATCTGAATGATGGAAATCCTGAAACATTCAGCGATCTGGGAATTAGCGGAATCTGGCTGATGCCGGTCTGCCAGTCTCCCAGCTATCACGGCTACGATGTAACTGATTACCAACATATCGAAGAAGATTATGGTACCAATGCAGATTTTCAATTGTTGATGGATGAATGTCACAGGCGCGGAATAAAAGTTATCGTTGATTTTGTGATGAATCACTGTTCCAGCCAGCATCCCTGGTTCATAAAAGCCAAAGCCAGCGATGCCTATTTTAAAAGATGGTTCCGCTGGAAGCACAATAAACCTTCCTATCTGGGACCCTGGAACCAGCCGGTGTGGCATGAAGCGAATGGTGAATATTATTTTGGACTGTTCTGGGGCGGAATGCCCGATCTGAACTACGAGAACAAAGCAGTTCGCAAAGAGATGAAAGATATTGCCAAATTCTGGTTGAGCGAGATGAAAGTGGATGGCTTCCGCTGTGATGCAGTGAAACACATTTACGAAGATGGTGCAGTGATGGAAAATGTACCGGAAACTTTTACCTGGTGGCGAGAGTTTCACGATTTTTATAAAGGAATCAATCCCGATGCCATGACGGTGGGCGAAGCCTGGGACAGCTCGGACATCGTTGTAAAATATCTGGATAATCGTTTTGATTTCTGTTTTGAGTTCGATCTGGCCAATACGATAATTTCTGCTGTGAATAATGCTGATGCGGATTTACTTAAATACAAATTAGCTGAAATAAATGAGATTTATCCCTACCTGCAATACGGCACTTTCCTCACCAATCATGATCAGAACCGGGTGCTGAATCAACTGGCATTTAATGTGGAAAAGGCCAAATTTGCAGCTTCCATTTTGCTGACCCTGCCGGGAATTCCGTTTATTTATTATGGTGAAGAGATCGGTATGACAGGCGCTAAACCCGATCCTGATATCCGCACACCTATGCAATGGAATAGCACTGAGTTTGCCGGCTTCAGTTCTGCGGAACCCTGGCATTCTGTGAATGATAATTATTCTGAATATAATATGGAAGATCAGCAAAAAGACGAAAATTCGCTTTGGCGAGTTTATCGGAAAATGATTACATTGCGAACTGAACATCCAGCACTCAGACGAGGAACAACTCAAATATTGAATTGTGATCGTGACGACATACTTGTACTACTTCGTATTTATCAGAATGATGTCGTTATACTGATTTATAACTTCAGCAATGATTTATCCGATCTTCTGCTGCCATCACAACCAACCGGTCTGGTGGAGGCAGATTATAATATTTTAACTGAACCTGCAGCAGCAAAAATCACCAGATTGCAAATTGATTTTGAGGGCAGATGGCAGGATCAGATAAAGCTGCAGGTTCCCGATAAAAATGCCTTAAAAGTATATTTGTTGCAAAAAAGAATTATTATGGAAGATTAGATGTGGGAGGAATAAATGGCAAAAGTAGTATTGGAAAAAGTTAATAAAATTTTCGACGGCAAAGTTCACGTGGTCAAAGACAATGATCTGACAATTGCCGATAAGGAATTCATGGTGCTGGTGGGGCCTTCCGGTTGTGGAAAATCGACAACTTTGCGCATGATCGCCGGTTTGGAAGAGATCACCTCCGGCAAGATTTACATAGGTGATCGTGTGGTGAATGATGTTCCTCCCAAAGACAGAGACATCGCTATGGTTTTCCAGAATTATGCTCTCTATCCGCATATGACGGTTTTCAATAATATGGCTTATGGCCTGAAACTGCGCAAACTTCCCAAACCAGAGATCAAAAAACTGGTAGGAGAAGCTGCTGAAATCCTTGGTTTGGAAGATCTTCTGGAACGTAAACCAAAAGCACTTTCCGGAGGGCAGCGTCAACGTGTTGCCCTGGGAAGAGCCATCGTGCGCCATCCCGAAGTATTCTTGTTCGACGAGCCGCTTTCCAACCTGGATGCCAAACTGCGCGTGCAGATGCGGGCCGAGATCAGTAAACTGCATAAACGACTGAATACAACCATCATCTATGTGACGCACGATCAGGTGGAAGCAATGACCATGGGCGATAGAATAGCTGTTTTACACGAAGGACTCATTCAGCAGGTGGATACTCCACTCAACCTTTATGACCATCCCAAAAACATGTTCGTTGCCGGTTTTATCGGCAGCCCGTCCATGAATTTTATTAAAGGAAAGCTGGAAAAAAAAGACGGGATCAATTTTGTAGCACCCGGAATTTCACAGAATGTGCCGCCGCAGTTTCATGATAAATTGAAGAATCATCTCGACAGAGAAGTGATGATGGGTATTCGTCCTGAAAACATAAAAATCGAAAAGGAAGCAAAAACCAAAGCGCTGGTGGAAGTGGTAGAACCCATGGGCAATGAGATCATCTTTTTCTGTGCTATAAAAGACAATAAATTCCTGCTGCGTGAGGAAGAAAGAATTTTAACCAAGCCCGGTGAAAAGGTGCCGATTTCCTTCAAAATGGAATATGCCCATTTCTTCGATCTGGAAACAGAAGAATCCATCAATTATGATTTATAAATAAAGTTATTAAGCTTAAAGCTGATTTGAATTTCTCAGATCGGCTTAGCTTTCAGCTGATATTTTTTATCTTTGACTGGGAAACTTTCACTAACTTAAATTGTAAGTGAACATTTTAAATCATGTTGATTTAGTGTGTTTATTATCAATGGAGAGTGCCGATGAAGAGAAACTGGAAATTCGTAATTAGTCTCTTATTTTTCATTTTTGGTTTATTCTCACAGGAAAATGGTATTACAGTCAGGGTTGGAGTTTACGAAAACTATCCTAAGGTTTTCAGGCAGGAGAATAAAGAAGTAGCTGGAATCTTCCCGGAAGTATTACAATTGATCGCCTCCCGAGAGAAGTGGCAGCTTGAATATGTGCCTGGCAGCTGGGATCAGTGTCTGCAGCGGCTGCAAAATGCCGAAATCGATATCATGGTGGATGTGGCTTATTCGGAAGCGCGGGAAAAGAGTTTCGATTTCTGCAGTGAATCTGTAATCATAAGTTGGGGTAGTGTTTACGTTGTACCCGGGCTGGAAGTCAATTCTGTTCTGGATCTGCAGAACAAAAAAATCGCTGTGATGCGTAACAGTATTCTCACCAACGGCGAAGATGGAATCTACAATTTAGTTAAACGTTATGGAATTAACAGCACATTTGTCGAAGTAGATGATTATTATCAGGTGTTCGATCTGATCGATAAAAGAAAGGTTGATGCAGGGGTGACCAATCGTGATTTCGGAGCTGCTTTTCAGGATGAATACGACGTGAAAAAAAGTGACATTATCTTCTTTCCAACCCAATTGAGATTTGCCTTCCCGAAAGATAACCAATTTGCCCAAAAACTCATCCCGGAAATCGATAAGAATCTTCTCGAAATGCAGGAAAATATGGATTCTGAATATTATGATATCCTGATTAAGTATAATCTTTATCCTGAAAAAAAGTTACCAAACTGGATTTTTACAATAATTATAATTCTATCCACTTTGCTGCTTGGGTTTATGGCGGTATATCTGATATTGAAATGGCAGATTCGCAAACAGACCGAAACACTTCAGCAAACAAACAGGCAATTGACCGAAGAGGTCAAAATGCATCAGTCAACACATCAGGAGCTGAAGGAAAGCCGGGAAATATACCGAAATTTTGTAGAAAATATTCCGGGTATGGTTTATATATACGATGTGGATGAACGGGGAAATAGACTGCCGATCATCAAAACTTCCCGCAATCAGGAATTTCTGGGCGAAGAAGTGGGAACGGCAATCGAACAGGATTATAATAGTTTCTTTGATTATATTGTAGATGAAGACAAAGACAGAATTCAAAAGCTATCATCCGAAATAGAAAAAGGTAATAGAGCTTTCGATTTTGAATATCGGGTAAAATTGTCAGGTAATAAGATCAAATGGTTTCGATCTATCGGTAGGGTTCGCAAATTGCCAAATGGTTTTATCCGCTGGCAGGGCGTAATTCTGGATATTGATGATCGCATGAAGGTGGAGAAGCAATTGGAATTGCATCGCAAACATCTGGAAGACTTGGTGGAAACCAGAACGCAGGATTTACAGCAAAAAACTGAAGAATTGGAAAAAGCCAATCGTGAGCTTCTGGAAGCAGATAAACTGAAGTCTATTTTCCTGGCCAGCATGAGTCATGAACTTCGTACACCGCTAAATTCCATCATCGGTTTTACCGG
It encodes the following:
- a CDS encoding sugar ABC transporter permease, giving the protein MIGSDSKTRKFVTYLILILVTIITIYPVLWVLKVAFGGKSLLSTNLSLIPDNINLDNFRAVFYDKPFMTWLRNSIIVSFVTVISSLFLATTAAYAFSRFKFPGQKTGMLSLLVTQMFPGVLMIIPQFILISEILHLYGSIWGLVIIYSTTALPFSIWVLKGYFDTIPISLEESATIDGASKGRIFWEIILPLSKPSIAITGLFSFMTAWNEFILAATFLDSESKYTLPIGLRQMVGEFGAEWGSFAASSLLVAIPVVALFMAFQKFLVSGLTAGGVKG
- a CDS encoding alpha-amylase, translating into MKLITFLVVFVFCFLTVWSNDIIPQSGKTYWWNDTVFYEIFVRSFADSDGDGIGDLQGLISKLDYLNDGNPETFSDLGISGIWLMPVCQSPSYHGYDVTDYQHIEEDYGTNADFQLLMDECHRRGIKVIVDFVMNHCSSQHPWFIKAKASDAYFKRWFRWKHNKPSYLGPWNQPVWHEANGEYYFGLFWGGMPDLNYENKAVRKEMKDIAKFWLSEMKVDGFRCDAVKHIYEDGAVMENVPETFTWWREFHDFYKGINPDAMTVGEAWDSSDIVVKYLDNRFDFCFEFDLANTIISAVNNADADLLKYKLAEINEIYPYLQYGTFLTNHDQNRVLNQLAFNVEKAKFAASILLTLPGIPFIYYGEEIGMTGAKPDPDIRTPMQWNSTEFAGFSSAEPWHSVNDNYSEYNMEDQQKDENSLWRVYRKMITLRTEHPALRRGTTQILNCDRDDILVLLRIYQNDVVILIYNFSNDLSDLLLPSQPTGLVEADYNILTEPAAAKITRLQIDFEGRWQDQIKLQVPDKNALKVYLLQKRIIMED
- the ugpC gene encoding sn-glycerol-3-phosphate ABC transporter ATP-binding protein UgpC, whose product is MAKVVLEKVNKIFDGKVHVVKDNDLTIADKEFMVLVGPSGCGKSTTLRMIAGLEEITSGKIYIGDRVVNDVPPKDRDIAMVFQNYALYPHMTVFNNMAYGLKLRKLPKPEIKKLVGEAAEILGLEDLLERKPKALSGGQRQRVALGRAIVRHPEVFLFDEPLSNLDAKLRVQMRAEISKLHKRLNTTIIYVTHDQVEAMTMGDRIAVLHEGLIQQVDTPLNLYDHPKNMFVAGFIGSPSMNFIKGKLEKKDGINFVAPGISQNVPPQFHDKLKNHLDREVMMGIRPENIKIEKEAKTKALVEVVEPMGNEIIFFCAIKDNKFLLREEERILTKPGEKVPISFKMEYAHFFDLETEESINYDL
- a CDS encoding transporter substrate-binding domain-containing protein — translated: MKRNWKFVISLLFFIFGLFSQENGITVRVGVYENYPKVFRQENKEVAGIFPEVLQLIASREKWQLEYVPGSWDQCLQRLQNAEIDIMVDVAYSEAREKSFDFCSESVIISWGSVYVVPGLEVNSVLDLQNKKIAVMRNSILTNGEDGIYNLVKRYGINSTFVEVDDYYQVFDLIDKRKVDAGVTNRDFGAAFQDEYDVKKSDIIFFPTQLRFAFPKDNQFAQKLIPEIDKNLLEMQENMDSEYYDILIKYNLYPEKKLPNWIFTIIIILSTLLLGFMAVYLILKWQIRKQTETLQQTNRQLTEEVKMHQSTHQELKESREIYRNFVENIPGMVYIYDVDERGNRLPIIKTSRNQEFLGEEVGTAIEQDYNSFFDYIVDEDKDRIQKLSSEIEKGNRAFDFEYRVKLSGNKIKWFRSIGRVRKLPNGFIRWQGVILDIDDRMKVEKQLELHRKHLEDLVETRTQDLQQKTEELEKANRELLEADKLKSIFLASMSHELRTPLNSIIGFTGILLMGMVGDLTAEQRKQLEIVKKSASHLLDLINDILDISKIEANKVELEIEKISVNELIDEAVQYIKPKAEGKGVKLICDIADKLIMFTDRRRLKQILLNLMSNAEKFTDEGSITIGAKQLDEQIEFWVQDEGCGIKQKDMKKLFEPFQQIDATLTKKHDGTGLGLHLSEKLTTLLEGKISVKSEFGKGSTFTVVLPQNKLKLFSAIEQEETDE